A part of Desulfobacter sp. genomic DNA contains:
- a CDS encoding aminoglycoside phosphotransferase family protein gives MEIITALARQEFQDRVSQLWDMGIKSVCSDAQIEGSPERSLSRAVFEDFSGRRFLIEMFAGAKYRQRDRVARTLALLNRSGLGAALAPEPAVTGEYLPFIGEDCFQITRYLYSTGIDRPGWLSSPDMGAAMAGFLVDMHRAAPGLSTSISFPFFSIKDYIYKLFRDMEIRHPDYFNQYLPVLKFLEKGFMAAHDGLPAGFCHGDFHPLNVIWRDHGLKAVIDWEFSGLKPDCYDAANLVGCAGIEHPEGLAMPMVTTFLSRLKDAGIMGAASLNWFPEYVLALRFAWLSEWLRKEDREMLETELAFMNILMGHMDELKDIWGLINK, from the coding sequence TTGGAAATCATAACAGCGCTGGCCCGGCAGGAATTCCAGGACCGGGTCAGCCAACTCTGGGACATGGGCATCAAATCGGTGTGCAGCGATGCACAGATAGAAGGCAGCCCTGAAAGGTCTTTGTCCAGGGCCGTGTTTGAAGACTTCTCCGGCAGGCGCTTTCTCATTGAAATGTTTGCCGGTGCAAAGTACCGGCAACGGGACCGGGTGGCCCGGACCCTGGCCCTGTTGAACCGCAGTGGCCTGGGGGCCGCCCTGGCGCCGGAACCGGCAGTCACCGGTGAATATCTGCCCTTTATCGGGGAAGACTGCTTTCAGATTACCCGGTATCTGTATTCCACGGGGATTGACCGGCCCGGATGGCTTTCTTCCCCGGATATGGGGGCGGCCATGGCCGGATTCCTCGTTGATATGCACCGGGCTGCCCCAGGCCTTTCAACCTCTATTTCCTTCCCCTTTTTTTCCATTAAAGACTATATTTATAAGCTATTCCGGGACATGGAGATTCGTCATCCGGATTATTTTAATCAATACCTGCCCGTCCTTAAATTCCTTGAGAAGGGCTTTATGGCCGCCCACGACGGCCTGCCTGCAGGCTTTTGCCACGGAGATTTCCACCCCCTGAATGTGATCTGGAGAGACCATGGACTCAAAGCGGTGATCGACTGGGAATTTTCAGGGCTTAAGCCGGATTGTTATGATGCGGCAAACCTTGTCGGGTGTGCAGGTATCGAACATCCTGAAGGGCTGGCCATGCCCATGGTCACCACCTTTTTATCCCGTCTCAAAGATGCCGGGATCATGGGGGCTGCATCTTTAAACTGGTTTCCCGAATATGTCCTGGCACTGAGGTTTGCCTGGCTGTCCGAATGGCTGCGCAAAGAGGACCGGGAGATGCTGGAAACAGAATTGGCCTTTATGAACATCCTGATGGGCCACATGGATGAGTTAAAGGATATCTGGGGATTGATTAATAAATAG
- a CDS encoding FprA family A-type flavoprotein, translated as MGSVLIVYATRSEETKGIADLIAEGVRISGHDAVIRRVSEIKSEEDLNGYDAYIFGSPTYHGEMITSMKQLLFIAERAEMEGKPGGAFGSYGWSGEAAGRIFDTMEHIFKMKMASGGPLMLKAGWVGGGIQAAQEYGKALCAMI; from the coding sequence ATGGGAAGCGTATTGATCGTCTATGCCACAAGGTCCGAAGAGACAAAGGGAATTGCCGACCTCATTGCCGAGGGCGTAAGGATTTCCGGCCATGACGCGGTGATCCGGCGGGTCAGCGAAATTAAAAGCGAAGAGGATCTTAACGGTTATGACGCCTATATTTTCGGCTCCCCCACCTACCACGGGGAAATGATCACTTCCATGAAGCAATTGCTTTTTATCGCCGAGCGGGCGGAGATGGAAGGGAAACCCGGCGGGGCCTTTGGCTCCTACGGCTGGAGCGGCGAGGCTGCCGGCAGGATATTTGATACCATGGAGCATATCTTCAAGATGAAGATGGCTTCCGGCGGCCCCCTGATGCTCAAGGCCGGCTGGGTGGGCGGCGGGATTCAGGCGGCCCAGGAATACGGCAAGGCCCTTTGTGCCATGATTTAG
- a CDS encoding alpha-hydroxy-acid oxidizing protein, with the protein MSSWYCSVCHREYNEPEKPAVCSNCRSDQRMILLKDELPGTLEEVRDLARKKMKGICAAYPSCDGSGDKICQRESYGKPIGLGGAGKGLSFRNNVFALDNIRFNMSVVGAHFQPDTRTRFLGMDLDFPILPSSTAGAEKYNNALDETDFCKAVLMGARDAGTIALRGDTWFYTPQKNPSLDAMDACNGQGIAIFKPRSQDVLKALIERAEGSGCRAVGVDLDGAGSTIMARHGQPVFRKSVKDLRELVGFSSLPFIAKGVMRPDEAEKCAEAGVAAVGVSNHGGRVLDSTPGTAEVLPLIRARVGDRVALTVDGGVRTGYDVLKMLALGADAVLLGRDIIRAAVGGGAYGVRLHLEHVAKILKKAMFMTGVKSIEEINSTILF; encoded by the coding sequence ATGAGTTCCTGGTATTGTTCTGTGTGCCATCGTGAATATAACGAACCTGAAAAGCCTGCCGTATGCAGCAACTGCCGGTCTGACCAGCGCATGATCCTTTTAAAGGATGAGCTGCCGGGCACCCTGGAAGAGGTCCGGGACCTGGCCAGGAAAAAGATGAAGGGGATCTGTGCGGCTTACCCGTCCTGCGACGGAAGCGGCGATAAGATTTGCCAGCGTGAGAGCTACGGCAAACCCATCGGACTGGGCGGGGCCGGAAAGGGGCTTTCCTTCAGGAATAATGTCTTTGCCCTAGACAATATCCGGTTTAATATGTCCGTGGTCGGAGCGCACTTCCAACCGGATACCCGAACCCGGTTTCTGGGTATGGACCTGGATTTTCCCATTCTCCCTTCGTCTACGGCCGGGGCGGAAAAATACAACAACGCCCTGGATGAAACCGATTTTTGCAAAGCCGTACTCATGGGGGCCAGGGATGCCGGCACCATTGCCTTGAGGGGCGATACCTGGTTTTACACCCCGCAGAAAAATCCCAGCCTTGATGCCATGGACGCCTGCAATGGACAGGGGATCGCTATTTTTAAACCCCGGTCCCAGGATGTTCTTAAAGCGCTGATTGAACGGGCGGAAGGTTCGGGGTGCCGGGCCGTGGGCGTTGACCTGGACGGCGCCGGCTCCACCATCATGGCCCGCCACGGACAGCCGGTATTCAGAAAGAGCGTCAAGGATTTACGGGAGCTGGTGGGATTTTCTTCCCTGCCGTTCATTGCCAAAGGGGTGATGCGGCCGGATGAGGCGGAAAAGTGCGCTGAAGCCGGAGTGGCCGCCGTTGGCGTTTCCAACCACGGGGGGCGGGTTCTGGACAGCACCCCGGGAACCGCCGAGGTCCTGCCACTGATCCGGGCCCGTGTGGGAGACCGGGTGGCCCTGACCGTGGACGGCGGGGTGAGGACGGGGTACGATGTGCTTAAAATGCTTGCCCTGGGAGCGGATGCTGTGCTCCTGGGCCGGGATATTATCCGGGCGGCAGTGGGCGGCGGCGCCTACGGGGTCCGCCTTCACCTTGAACATGTGGCCAAAATTCTGAAAAAGGCCATGTTCATGACCGGTGTTAAATCCATTGAAGAGATTAATTCAACCATTCTATTCTAA
- a CDS encoding glutaredoxin family protein → MDTEKPKLYALSTCSHCKSTKKLFSQCKVEYDYVEVDDLEGEERKAILADIKELNPRCSFPTIKINDTVIVGYKEKQIKEALGIKDEG, encoded by the coding sequence ATGGACACGGAAAAACCCAAATTATACGCATTGAGTACCTGCAGTCATTGCAAATCAACCAAAAAACTATTCAGCCAGTGTAAGGTTGAATACGATTATGTGGAGGTGGACGATCTGGAAGGGGAGGAACGGAAAGCCATACTGGCGGACATTAAAGAATTGAATCCCCGCTGCTCTTTTCCCACCATTAAAATAAACGACACCGTTATTGTGGGGTACAAGGAAAAACAAATCAAGGAGGCACTGGGGATTAAAGATGAAGGTTGA
- a CDS encoding ferredoxin:thioredoxin reductase has translation MKVEQLYEALKKSQEAKGIYFNKDRDLVFELLEALLLNKERYGYMACPCRLACGDRDHDKDIICPCDYRAPDLEEFGACFCGLYISTALHNNEIESEYVPERRPPEKIF, from the coding sequence ATGAAGGTTGAACAGCTTTACGAGGCACTGAAAAAATCACAGGAAGCCAAAGGCATCTATTTTAACAAAGACAGGGACCTGGTCTTTGAACTGCTGGAGGCCCTGCTCCTGAACAAGGAAAGATACGGATACATGGCCTGCCCCTGCCGGCTGGCCTGCGGGGACAGGGATCACGACAAGGACATCATCTGCCCCTGTGATTACCGGGCACCGGACCTTGAAGAATTCGGCGCCTGCTTCTGCGGGCTGTATATTTCCACCGCCCTGCACAATAACGAAATCGAATCCGAGTATGTTCCTGAGCGGCGGCCGCCTGAAAAGATCTTTTAA